The sequence TATTTAAAAAGTAAAGGACTTGAACCCATCGACTGGAGCATCAAGTAGCGCCGCACCGGTCTAATTTTCTATATTAACAGCCATGAATCGAAATAATACTTTTGGTCGTCTACTAGTTTTTATCGTGTTGGGCCTGATTATCGGCGGAGTCCTTGGTGAATGCCTCGGTATGCTGTTTGGTCAGCTTGGCGAACTGATGAACGCAGGTGGATTTAACAACGTCGTCCACAACTTCTTCGTTTCGTCCTTCAACTTCAACATCGGTTTTCTCGACAGACCCGAGCCGGTCATCCTTGACCTGTACCTCGTCAAGTTTGCCTTCGGTTTTAGCGTCAAGCTGAACGTGGTAAGCATCATCGGCATGATACTCGGCATCTACATCATGAAATGGTCCGGAGGAAAGTAATGGAGACCATCCAAGAATTGAGTGGCAAGCTCGCCAGCGGCAGCAAGACTGCTGTGGCTCTTGCCGAAGAATCCCTCGCAAAGATTGAATCTACCAAGAATTTGAATGCTTATATTAGCGTATTGAACGAACGCGCCCTCCAAAAGGCTGCCGAATCCGACAAGCGCCGCGCCGAAGGTAAGACACTCGGCGCCCTCGACGGTATTCCCGTTGCCGTGAAGGACAATATGTGCATCGAAGGCACGCGCACGACCGCTGCCTCCAAGATTCTTGAAAACTTTGTTGCCCCCTACACCGCTACCGCCATCGAAAAGCTCGAAGCCGCCGGTGCCGTGATCGTCGGTAAGACGAACATGGACGAATTCGCCATGGGTTCCAGCAACGAAACTTCTTATTTCGGCAAGGTCATCAACCCCCTCGACGAATCCCGCGTTCCGGGTGGTTCCAGTGGCGGTTCGGCCGTAGCCGTGGCCAGTGGCACGGTCGCCTGTGCGCTCGGCTCCGACACCGGTGGATCTATTCGTCAGCCCGCCGCCTGCACAGGCGTTGTGGGCCTGAAGCCCACCTACGGCCGCGTATCCCGTTACGGTCTGTTGGCTTACGCTAGCTCTTTGGACCAGATCGGTCCTTTCGGAGCAACCGTTAAAGATAC is a genomic window of Fibrobacter sp. UWT2 containing:
- a CDS encoding DUF4321 domain-containing protein, producing MNRNNTFGRLLVFIVLGLIIGGVLGECLGMLFGQLGELMNAGGFNNVVHNFFVSSFNFNIGFLDRPEPVILDLYLVKFAFGFSVKLNVVSIIGMILGIYIMKWSGGK